In Gymnogyps californianus isolate 813 chromosome 1, ASM1813914v2, whole genome shotgun sequence, the following are encoded in one genomic region:
- the TCF20 gene encoding transcription factor 20 isoform X3, giving the protein MQSFREQSSYHGNQQSYPQEVHSSSRLEEFSPRQQAQMFQSFGGGAGSGRRGAAGASTAMPGESSGHQSYQGFRKEAGEFYYMAANKDPVASGGQQPPQRRPSGPVQSYGPPQGSSFGSQYGSEGHVGQFQTQHSTLGGVSHYQQDYTGPFSPGSAQYQQQASSQQQQVQQLRQQIYQSHQPLPQASSQPASSTSHLQPMQRPSTLPSSASGYQLRVGQFSQHYQPPSSSSSSSFPSPQRFGQSGQNYDGSYSVNSGSQYEGHAVGSNAQAYGTQSNYSFQTQPMKSFEQSKLPQSGQQGQQQQHPPQHVMQYSNAATKLSLQSQVGQYSQTEVPVRSPMQFHQNFSPISNPSPAASVVQSPSCSSTPSPLMPGGENLQCGQGNMSMGSRNRILQMMPQLSPTPSMMPSPNAHAGGFKGFGLEGLQEKRLTDPGLSSLSALSSQVANLPNTVQHMLLSDALAPQKKSSKRSSSSKKADSCTNSEGSSQAEEQLKSPLAESLDGGCSSSSEDHGERVRQLSGQSTSSDTTYKGGNLERSNSSPAQGSQNEPSKLSSSPAAREDVASPDGKEAVVAVENAPKVNEKAVGVIVSREAMTGRVEKSGGQDKPAQDDASTATQAPASASGAKEAGHAGTQPETQGGSKGSKSADNTNHNGEGNSQPGHAVVGPNFPARTEPSKSPGSLRYSYKDNIAAGIQRNIGGFPQYPSGQEKGDFPGHSERKGRNEKFPSLLQEVLQGYHHHPDRRYSRNAQEHSGMAGSLEGAMRPNILISQTNELTNRGLLNKSMGSLLEGPHWGPWDRKSSSAAPDMKQINLADYPIARKFDVESQSSAHEGGALSERRSVICDISPLRQLVRDPGPHPMGHMGPEARSGRSERLAPGLSQSVILPGGLVSMETKMKAHSGQIKEEDFEQSKSSASLNNKKTGDHCHPAGIKHESFRGNASPGAAVSDAAPDYIPQQDSRSMQMRRAPGRTGSSRGKSPSQFQDLADKLKMSPGRSRGPGTDLHHMNPHMTLSERVNRGSLHSAYPQNSEGPSLASAYHTNARPHAFGDPNQSLNSQYHYKRQIYQQQQEEYKDWASSTAQGVIAAAQHRQEGARKSPRQQQFLERVRSPLKNDKDGMMYLQGSSYHDTGSQEAGRCVVGSDSTQSKCTELKHGNQKLQHHESGWDLSRQTSPAKSSGPLGAANQKRFCPQESDGHRREESTDLPKPSNAMLRLPGQEDQSPQNPLIMRRRVRSFISPIPTKRQPQDMKNSGSEDKGRLMTSAKEGADKTYNSYAHSSQSQDVGKSVAKGDSFKDLPSPDNRNCPAVSLTSPAKTKILPPRKGRGLKLEAIVQKITSPNIRRSVSTNSAETGADTVTLDDILSLKSGPEGGNAAGHGPEAEKRKGEMSDQVGPASQDTTGDITLPRSSEEWQSSEDDKTKKDVPETASVGKEGAGSSAAPPPSQKSGGQGRSDGSVSGAGTLTFSDSKTVLSPSSVFTSEPNPKSEEKDGDVTNISPKPDGFPPKGYFPSGKKKGRPIGSVNKQKKQQQQQQQLPPPPPPPPVPSQSSEGVGGGEPKPKRQRRERRKPAAQPRKRKPRRAAPIVEPQEPEIKLKYATQSVDKSDSKNKSFFPYIHVVNKCELGAVCTIINAEEEEQNKLVRGRKGQRSSTPPPSNAESKVLPTSTFMLQGPVVTESSVLGHLVCCLCGKWASYRNMGDLFGPFYPQDYAATLPKNPPPKRATEMQSKVKVRHKSASNGSKTDTEEEEEQQQQKEQRSLAAHPRFKRRHRSEDCSGASRSLSRGASCKKATTDGGSGGEKTPLDSKPSMPTSEGGTELELQIPELPLDSNEFWVHEGCILWANGIYLVCGRLYGLQEAVEIAREMKCSHCQEPGATLGCYNKGCSFRYHYPCAIDADCLLNEENFSVRCPKHKVRLLR; this is encoded by the coding sequence ATGCAGTCCTTTCGGGAGCAAAGTAGTTACCACGGAAACCAGCAGAGCTACCCACAGGAAGTGCACAGTTCATCCCGACTGGAAGAGTTCAGCCCCCGCCAGCAGGCCCAGATGTTCCAGAGCTTTGGAGGAGGTGCTGGCAGTGGACGTCGTGGAGCAGCAGGAGCCTCTACAGCAATGCCTGGTGAGAGCTCTGGCCATCAGAGCTACCAAGgtttcagaaaagaagcaggagaGTTTTACTATATGGCTGCCAACAAAGATCCAGTGGCGTCAGGAGGGCAGCAGCCACCTCAGCGCAGGCCTTCTGGACCAGTACAGAGCTATGGGCCCCCTCAAGGGAGTAGCTTTGGGAGTCAGTATGGGAGTGAGGGACATGTGGGCCAGTTTCAAACACAGCACTCAACCCTTGGGGGTGTATCCCACTATCAACAGGATTATACTGGTCCTTTTTCTCCAGGGAGTGCCCAATATCAGCAGCAGGCTTctagccagcagcagcaggtgcaGCAGCTGAGACAGCAGATCTATCAATCTCATCAGCCTTTACCCCAGGCTTCCAGCCAGCCTGCTTCTAGCACCTCACACTTGCAGCCAATGCAACGTCCATCCaccctgccttcctctgcttctgggTACCAGTTACGAGTGGGTCAGTTCAGCCAACACTATCAGCCACCTTcgtcgtcctcctcctcctctttcccctccccgcAGCGTTTTGGCCAGTCAGGACAGAATTATGATGGAAGCTACAGTGTGAATTCTGGGTCACAGTATGAAGGCCATGCTGTGGGTTCCAATGCACAGGCATATGGGACCCAGTCAAACTACAGCTTTCAGACTCAACCGATGAAAAGCTTTGAGCAGTCTAAGCTGCCCCAAAGTGggcagcaggggcagcagcaacagcacccACCTCAGCACGTAATGCAGTATTCAAATGCTGCCACCAAGCTCTCTCTTCAAAGTCAAGTGGGACAGTACAGCCAGACTGAAGTTCCTGTAAGGTCACCGATGCAGTTCCACCAAAACTTCAGTCCAATCTCTAATCCATCTCCTGCTGCATCTGTGGTTCAGTCTCCAAGCTGCAGCTCTACCCCTTCTCCACTCATGCCAGGTGGAGAAAATCTCCAGTGTGGGCAAGGCAACATGTCCATGGGTTCTAGAAACCGAATCCTGCAGATGATGCCTCAGCTTAGTCCTACACCATCTATGATGCCAAGCCCCAACGCTCATGCAGGGGGATTCAAggggtttgggctggaaggactgcaggaaaaaaggctCACAGATCCAGGGCTGAGCAGCCTGAGTGCTCTAAGTTCTCAAGTGGCCAATCTGCCCAACACAGTCCAGCACATGTTGCTCTCGGATGCCTTGGcacctcagaaaaaaagttcCAAAAGGTCATCCTCTTCAAAGAAGGCCGACAGCTGCACCAACTCAGAAGGCTCCTCTCAGGCAGAGGAGCAACTCAAGTCTCCCCTGGCAGAGTCCCTTGATGGTGGCTGTTCCAGTAGTTCAGAGGATCATGGGGAAAGGGTGAGACAGCTGAGTGGCCAGAGCACCAGCTCAGACACCACTTACAAAGGGGGTAACTTAGAGAGATCCAACTCCTCACCAGCACAAGGCTCCCAGAATGAGCCATCAAAACTCAGCAGCAGTCCTGCAGCTAGGGAAGATGTGGCCTCCCCTGATGGGAAGGAAGCTGTGGTGGCTGTGGAAAATGCCCCAAAAGTGAATGAAAAGGCAGTTGGGGTGATTGTCTCCCGGGAAGCCATGACAGGGAGAGTAGAAAAGTCAGGTGGACAAGATAAACCTGCACAAGATGATGCTTCCACAGCCACTCAGGCACCAGCTAGTGCTAGTGGAGCGAAAGAAGCTGGGCATGCAGGGACGCAGCCAGAAACTCAAGGAGGAAGTAAAGGGAGCAAAAGTGCAGATAACACTAACCATAATGGAGAGGGGAACAGCCAGCCTGGTCATGCAGTTGTTGGGCCAAATTTTCCTGCAAGAACAGAACCTTCCAAATCTCCTGGCAGTTTAAGATACAGTTACAAGGATAATATAGCAGCTGGTATACAGAGAAATATTGGTGGCTTTCCACAGTATCCTTCTGGtcaagaaaaaggagattttcCGGGGCACAGTGAGCGCAAAGGCCGGAATGAGAAGTTTCCTAGCCTCCTACAGGAGGTCTTACAGGGGTACCACCATCATCCAGACAGAAGGTATTCTAGGAACGCACAGGAGCATTCTGGGATGGCTGGGAGTTTGGAGGGAGCTATGAGGCCCAATATCTTAATAAGTCAAACCAATGAATTGACCAATAGAGGCCTCTTAAATAAAAGCATGGGGTCTCTCCTGGAAGGCCCTCACTGGGGTCCCTGGGATAGGAAGTCTAGCAGCGCAGCTCCTGACATGAAGCAGATAAATCTAGCTGATTACCCTATTGCTAGAAAGTTTGATGTGGAGTCTCAGTCTTCTGCCCATGAAGGGGGAGCGCTCTCAGAGAGGAGATCAGTGATCTGTGACATATCTCCATTAAGGCAACTTGTCAGAGATCCTGGCCCTCACCCAATGGGGCACATGGGTCCTGAGGCCAGAAGCGGAAGGAGTGAACGTCTTGCCCCTGGCTTGAGCCAGTCGGTAATACTCCCTGGTGGTTTAGTATCCATGGAAACAAAGATGAAAGCTCACAGTGGGCAAATAAAAGAAGAAGATTTTGAACAGTCGAAGAGCTCAGCTAGtctcaataataaaaaaacaggAGACCATTGTCATCCTGCTGGTATCAAGCATGAATCTTTCCGAGGCAACGCTAGCCCTGGAGCTGCAGTCTCTGATGCTGCTCCAGACTACATTCCCCAGCAGGACAGCAGATCGATGCAGATGAGACGAGCACCTGGCAGAACTGGAAGCAGCAGGGGTAAATCACCTTCTCAGTTTCAGGATCTTGCTGATAAGCTGAAAATGTCAccaggcagaagcagaggcCCAGGGACAGATCTGCATCACATGAACCCACACATGACACTATCTGAAAGAGTTAACAGGGGTTCCTTGCATTCTGCTTACCCTCAGAATTCAGAAGGCCCATCTTTGGCTTCAGCATATCACACAAATGCTAGGCCTCATGCTTTCGGTGACCCTAACCAGAGTTTAAATTCCCAGTATCATTACAAGAGACAGATATACCAGCAACAGCAAGAAGAATACAAAGATTGGGCAAGCAGCACTGCTCAGGGTGTAattgctgcagctcagcacaggcAGGAAGGAGCAAGGAAGAGCCCAAGACAACAGCAGTTTCTGGAAAGAGTAAGGAGTCCCTTAAAAAATGACAAGGATGGAATGATGTACCTTCAAGGTAGCTCTTATCACGATACTGGAAGCCAGGAAGCTGGGCGCTGTGTTGTGGGGAGTGACAGTACTCAGAGCAAGTGCACCGAGCTGAAACACGGCAACCAAAAATTGCAGCATCATGAATCTGGTTGGGATCTCTCTCGGCAAACTTCTCCTGCCAAAAGCAGCGGCCCTCTCGGAGCAGCCAACCAAAAAAGATTTTGCCCTCAAGAAAGCGATGGGCATCGACGAGAGGAATCTACAGATTTACCCAAGCCTAGTAATGCCATGCTCAGGCTCCCTGGCCAGGAAGACCAGTCTCCTCAAAATCCATTAATTATGAGGAGGAGAGTCCGTTCTTTCATCTCGCCTATCCCTACCAAAAGGCAGCCACAGGATATGAAGAACAGTGGCAGCGAAGATAAAGGGCGACTGATGACTTCAGCAAAAGAAGGAGCTGATAAAACGTACAACTCCTATGCCCATTCATCTCAAAGCCAAGATGTTGGCAAGTCAGTTGCAAAGGGAGATTCCTTCAAGGACCTACCAAGTCCTGATAATAGGAATTGCCCTGCTGTTTCCCTCACAAGCCCAGCTAAGACCAAAATATTGCCCCCAAGAAAGGGGCGAGGATTAAAACTGGAAGCTATTGTTCAAAAAATTACATCTCCCAATATTAGAAGAAGTGTTTCTACCAACAGTGCTGAAACTGGTGCAGATACTGTCACTCTTGATGACATCCTGTCCCTTAAGAGTGGACCTGAAGGAGGAAATGCGGCTGGACACGGACCAGAGgctgagaagagaaaaggagagatgtCGGATCAAGTGGGGCCAGCAAGCCAGGATACGACTGGTGACATAACTCTTCCAAGATCTTCAGAAGAGTGGCAAAGCAGTGAGGATGATAAAACCAAGAAAGATGTCCCTGAAACTGCCAGTGTTGGTAAAGAAGGAGCAGGATCCAGTGCAGCACCACCACCTTCTCAGAAGTCAGGCGGTCAGGGAAGGTCTGATGGATCTGTAAGTGGAGCCGGAACTCTGACCTTTTCCGACTCAAAAACAGTCCTTTCCCCTTCCAGTGTGTTTACTTCTGAACCAAATCCAAAGTCTGAGGAAAAAGATGGAGATGTGACAAACATTTCACCCAAGCCAGATGGTTTCCCTCCAAAGGGATATTTTccctctggaaagaaaaaggggaggcCAATTGGGAGCGTGAACaagcagaagaagcagcagcagcaacagcagcaactgcCACCGCCACCGCCCCCCCCACCAGTACCTTCACAGTCTTCAGAAGGGGTAGGTGGTGGTGAGCCAAAGCCGAAGAGGCAAAGGAGGGAGAGGCGAaaacctgcagcacagccacGGAAGCGGAAGCCTAGACGGGCTGCTCCAATTGTGGAGCCTCAAGAACCAGAGATCAAGCTTAAATATGCTACTCAGTCTGTAGATAAAAGTGACTCCAAGAATAAGTCCTTTTTCCCTTATATTCATGTGGTAAACAAGTGTGAATTAGGCGCTGTGTGCACAATCATTAATgcggaggaagaggagcagaacAAATTGGTGAGGGGTCGGAAAGGACAGAGGTCTTCAACACCCCCTCCTAGCAATGCGGAGAGCAAAGTGCTGCCCACCTCAACTTTCATGCTGCAGGGCCCTGTAGTAACAGAATCTTCTGTCTTAGGGCATCTGGTTTGCTGCCTGTGTGGCAAATGGGCCAGCTATCGTAACATGGGTGACCTCTTTGGTCCTTTCTACCCCCAGGATTACGCAGCCACCTTGCCCAAGAACCCACCTCCAAAGAGGgccacagaaatgcagagcaagGTCAAGGTACGGCACAAAAGTGCTTCTAATGGTTCCAAGACAGATAcggaagaggaggaggaacagcaacaacagaagGAACAAAGAAGCCTAGCTGCTCATCCCCGCTTTAAGAGGCGGCACCGCTCTGAGGACTGTAGTGGAGCCTCTCGGTCACTTTCAAGGGGAGCTTCTTGTAAAAAAGCAACCACTGACGGTGGCAGTGGTGGTGAAAAGACTCCTTTGGACTCAAAACCCTCTATGCCCACTTCAGAAGGTGGCACTGAGCTGGAGTTACAAATTCCTGAACTACCTCTTGACAGCAATGAATTTTGGGTCCATGAGGGTTGTATTCTCTGGGCCAATGGGATCTACCTGGTCTGTGGCAGGCTCTATGGGCTGCAGGAAGCTGTGGAGATTGCAAGAGAGATG